One Oncorhynchus masou masou isolate Uvic2021 chromosome 18, UVic_Omas_1.1, whole genome shotgun sequence DNA window includes the following coding sequences:
- the tomm20a gene encoding translocase of outer mitochondrial membrane 20, whose translation MMGAKTSTMVAGVAGALFIGYCVYFDRKRRSDPNFKKRLQERRSKQKSSQEKTVLRLPDLKDAETVQKFFLEEIQLGEELLAQGDCETGVDHLTNAIAVCGQPQQLLQVLQQTLPPPVFQMLLTKLPTISQRIVSAQSLAEDDVE comes from the exons ATGATGGGGGCTAAAACCAGCACCATGGTCGCTGGGGTGGCCGGAGCCCTGTTCATTGGATACTGCGTTTATTTTGATAGAAAACGACGAAGTGACCCGAACTTCAAGAAAAGACTACAAGAAC GCAGGAGTAAACAGAAGTCTTCCCAAGAGAAGACTGTCCTAAGG CTACCTGACCTGAAGGATGCAGAAACTGTACAGAAGTTCTTCCTGGAGGAGATCCAACTGGGAGAGGAGCTGCTAGCACAAG GAGACTGTGAGACGGGTGTAGACCATCTAACAAATGCCATAGCAGTGTGTGGTCAGCCCCAGCAGCTGCTCCAGGTGCTACAGCAGACTCTGCCTCCTCCAGTGTTCCAGATGCTGCTCACCAAACTGCCCACCATCAGCCAG agAATCGTGAGTGCTCAGAGTTTGGCAGAAGATGACGTTGAGTGA